One Oncorhynchus keta strain PuntledgeMale-10-30-2019 chromosome 23, Oket_V2, whole genome shotgun sequence DNA segment encodes these proteins:
- the elovl8a gene encoding ELOVL fatty acid elongase 8a isoform X1: MVRWFATIRSAICAFRSMSAAYERLGMATTWQKILLFYQGVLDNGDKRTDSWLLVYSPVPITCIFLSYLLLIWVGPKLMAQRQPVNLKPVLIMYNFAMVCLSAYMFYEFTASSWLANYSILCQPVDYNTSPLAMRMAKVCWWFYFSKVIELSDTLFFILRKKNSQLTFLHVYHHGTMIFNWWAGVKYVAGGQSFLIGLINSLVHVVMYLYYGLAAMGPHMQQYLWWKRYLTSLQLLQFFIVTIHTSYNLFTDCDFPDSMNAVVFAYSLSLIVLFRNFYYQSYLTKKSKQT, from the exons ATGGTTAGATGGTTTGCGACCATCAGATCTGCAATTTGTGCATTCCGGTCGATGAGTGCAGCCTACGAA CGTTTAGGGATGGCCACAACATGGCAGAAAATCCTACTGTTCTACCAAGGGGTGCTAGATAATGGAG ACAAAAGAACTGACAGCTGGTTGCTGGTGTACTCACCTGTGCCAATCACTTGCATCTTCCTGTCCTACCTGCTCCTCATATGGGTGGGCCCCAAGCTGATGGCTCAGAGACAGCCAGTCAACCTCAAGCCTGTGCTCATCATGTACAACTTTGCTatggtctgcctgtctgcctataTGTTCTATGAG TTCACAGCGTCATCCTGGTTGGCAAACTATAGTATATTATGTCAGCCTGTGGACTACAACACCAGCCCACTGGCAATGCGG ATGGCCAAGGTCTGCTGGTGGTTCTACTTCTCCAAAGTCATCGAGCTCAGTGATACT CTTTTCTTCATCCTGAGGAAGAAGAACAGTCAGCTGACGTTCCTGCATGTCTACCACCACGGCACCATGATCTTCAACTGGTGGGCTGGGGTCAAATACGTGGCAGGAGGCCAGT ccttCCTTATAGGCCTTATCAACTCATTGGTGCACGTGGTGATGTATCTATACTATGGGCTGGCAGCGATGGGGCCTCACATGCAGCAGTATCTGTGGTGGAAGCGCTACCTCACTTCCCTGCAGCTG CTCCAGTTCTTCATAGTGACCATCCACACCAGCTACAACCTGTTCACTGACTGCGACTTCCCAGACTCCATGAATGCTGTGGTGTTTGCCTACTCCCTCAGCCTCATCGTACTCTTCAGAAACTTCTACTATCAGAGCTACCTCACCAAGAAGAGCAAACAGACATGA
- the elovl8a gene encoding ELOVL fatty acid elongase 8a isoform X2 — protein MVCDHQICNLCIPVDECSLRRMATTWQKILLFYQGVLDNGDKRTDSWLLVYSPVPITCIFLSYLLLIWVGPKLMAQRQPVNLKPVLIMYNFAMVCLSAYMFYEFTASSWLANYSILCQPVDYNTSPLAMRMAKVCWWFYFSKVIELSDTLFFILRKKNSQLTFLHVYHHGTMIFNWWAGVKYVAGGQSFLIGLINSLVHVVMYLYYGLAAMGPHMQQYLWWKRYLTSLQLLQFFIVTIHTSYNLFTDCDFPDSMNAVVFAYSLSLIVLFRNFYYQSYLTKKSKQT, from the exons ATGGTTTGCGACCATCAGATCTGCAATTTGTGCATTCCGGTCGATGAGTGCAGCCTACGAA GGATGGCCACAACATGGCAGAAAATCCTACTGTTCTACCAAGGGGTGCTAGATAATGGAG ACAAAAGAACTGACAGCTGGTTGCTGGTGTACTCACCTGTGCCAATCACTTGCATCTTCCTGTCCTACCTGCTCCTCATATGGGTGGGCCCCAAGCTGATGGCTCAGAGACAGCCAGTCAACCTCAAGCCTGTGCTCATCATGTACAACTTTGCTatggtctgcctgtctgcctataTGTTCTATGAG TTCACAGCGTCATCCTGGTTGGCAAACTATAGTATATTATGTCAGCCTGTGGACTACAACACCAGCCCACTGGCAATGCGG ATGGCCAAGGTCTGCTGGTGGTTCTACTTCTCCAAAGTCATCGAGCTCAGTGATACT CTTTTCTTCATCCTGAGGAAGAAGAACAGTCAGCTGACGTTCCTGCATGTCTACCACCACGGCACCATGATCTTCAACTGGTGGGCTGGGGTCAAATACGTGGCAGGAGGCCAGT ccttCCTTATAGGCCTTATCAACTCATTGGTGCACGTGGTGATGTATCTATACTATGGGCTGGCAGCGATGGGGCCTCACATGCAGCAGTATCTGTGGTGGAAGCGCTACCTCACTTCCCTGCAGCTG CTCCAGTTCTTCATAGTGACCATCCACACCAGCTACAACCTGTTCACTGACTGCGACTTCCCAGACTCCATGAATGCTGTGGTGTTTGCCTACTCCCTCAGCCTCATCGTACTCTTCAGAAACTTCTACTATCAGAGCTACCTCACCAAGAAGAGCAAACAGACATGA